The genomic DNA ttttctcttatgcgaatTCTAAGAGAACGATGAAGCACCCTAGTGGGCCTTGCCAAGGACTTTGATAAAGTaggtcatggccttttgttgaaaagattccatgagattgagatccaaggcaaggctctcaatgggataagaagcttcattcaggataggaagcaaattgttaagatcgagggatcccttagtgacatacaagATGACaagtcaagtcaggtgttccccagggctccatcttagggcccctcctttttataatattcgttgacCGCTTCCAaggcttagtattactgcaAGCCTcccttcttatgctgacgatacaaagttcGTTTCTGGTGggaatgaccaagattccagtagccttgcaaagtagtaaacgccaatgatggtaaagTGTTGGGCATCCACGCTTTGTGGTGAGTaaaggatgagagaagggttGGCTCAAAGCGTTcggtaatatagagctccaacccaccatTGGATTTGCTCTCCTATGCAattacatattttgatcaagcCGAAACCGATGATGACATTGATGTGACCTTCTTGCATTGGGCATGATAGTTTTGGTCGTCAAAGCACAACAAAATTGTAAAACatttaatttattttcattgtgATTTACATGTACCAATTTAATATGTCGAGTCAATGTCACCATATCGAATGTTACTGAACTTGACCGTGGCGTCAGCTTGGTTGGTTTCCACATCTTCAGGACGTCCCGATGAAGTGGGTCAGGGTCCACGCTCAACTCCGGGCCCACTGCCGTCCTCAGGGTAGTTCGAGTCCAACCACAACATGTAGGACTCATGATCGTCCCGCATAGACATTACCAGGACCATGCCGCGCTTCAGAGCCTCGCCCATGGCCTTAAGACCACCCTTCTTTTGATGATCATTTACATCACCAAAGAGATCTTTGATGTCAGTACAGAAGTCATCGGTGATGGAGTCGTAGTCGGACACACCGTCAAAGTTGACCTTGGAGTTCTCGATCACCTGTCCGTTTTGAACATACTTCCGGCGGATCTCAACCAGGTCTCCCTCATCAGAGCCGTTATCGGTGATGAATTGGGTGACCACTGTCACAGGCTTGGAGCTGTCCACCTGAAAGCTGGATCCCTCGCCAAAGAATGAGGTATCGCCCATACGGTAAGAGGCAAAGTCGCAACCATCCTTGTCGCACACGCCATTGTATCGGTCCCCAGAGGCGTCGTCTCCACAATCCTGGCCCTCACATCGGGTGGGCTCATTCACCTCACATGCATGGGCGATGTAGGTCTGGCTCTTTCGGTTGGCTTGCCACAATTCCATCTCCATACAACAAGATCCAAAATGGCCATTTCCGCCGGGCTCGCCATTTTCGGCAGGCACCCAATCTTGCACATTGGCCTCCCCATTGATCCACTTCATGTCATGAGGACATTGGGCATCGCAGTAACCAGTTCCGAACTTGGCGCCTGCCTCATTGGTGGGGTACTTGCTTAGACCACCGTCTTGTTCCATCTCCACAAAGTAGAGGGCACCATTCAGACCGCAATCCAATTGCGAGGCATCGACATCAAAGGTGAACTCCTTATTCAAGAGGCTGAACATCTTATACCTAAGAAAGCACAAGGCAAGACCAATGAAAGGAGGCTCTGATTGGAAATGTTGGGGAGCGCCTTTCGAACTTACTTAGTCTCTGACTCCAAGAGAAAGACACGGGATCCCTCATTCTCAAAGAATGGTCCTTCAGTAATGAACTTCAGGCTCAGTTCACTGCCGCTTGTTTGAATACCAAAGGTAGCGCTCCAGTTGGCTTGATCCACACCGTCCAAAGCACATTCAGAGGTACAAGTGGAGACATCTGGGCAGAACTGTTGATCCCACTCGTTAACAGTAAAACAATTGACGGAGTCATCCACCTAATTTATGATTGGGAATGAGCAAAGGggtttttgattgatgaatTCCGGCAAACTGAGTACTCTGAGGACCTTGATGATCTTACATGATGGATCCATCTCcaattggagtccaaagtaaTGAAAGAAACCTCTTGTTGGCAAGATCCACCTGAGGAACACTTTTCAATGGTGATTTGGGGGGCTGCTTCCGGGATATTGGTACCGGCGTGTTGGGCACAGATAGTGCTGAACAAGCAAGAGACAATCAGAAACAACTTCATGTTGAGTAAACTTGCAAACACACTCCTGATGTTAGGTTGTGCTTGTGGTAAATATATAGTGGCTTGTGTTTACAATAAGAGATAGGCAAGACTCTCATGTTTCCAAGCAATTGTCATGAAAACATAATTGCTAGCTCTCATCCATGACATAAAAAGATCACATTAAAAGAAGGACTGATCTCGCGCCTGATCACATAAAAATTTGCTATTCACTGGGGGTTTCATAATCACCCAACAAATTGGGGACAGAATGAGACTGGAGCTTATTGCTCTGCACCACAAGTATGATCCATCCAAGTGTGTTAAATTAATAATGCCATCCAGACTAAACATGAGATCCAATAGAGAACTAATGTAGACTCAAAGAAATGCCGAGAGTTGTTGTTGCAGACCTGATGAGGCTGTGTGATCAATGGTTCAATGTGCTTAGAATAGGGTTAATTCCCACCAATCATCTGGAAGCTCTCACCTACGTAGATGGTTAGGTGGCCTGCAATGCTAGAGAATCTCAATGGCGTCCTTATACGGTGAATATTAACCCTATTCttagtgttttttttgttccattgatgGTTCTGGCACGCAGAGCAGTTTGGAAGGTTGCTTTCAAGTTTGGACAAAGTTATGGATTGCCCAAGACAAAAATCAACGAGCGGGcgaaaaaagaataaaatcagccaaaaagCAATATGGAACACAAGTAGATGGCCTAGAAGCGCTCGCTCTTTTCAAAACCTTAGTTATATGATAATAGAAACTGAGACGTCATCTATTCATCTCTAAAGAATTAATAAGGCTTAGTTCAAAAAAGAACTTGTTTGGCAATACTGACACAACAGAAACTGAACACTTTTAAATGAATCAGTAAAAGATTTATTTAAGATTATCAAGCCATTCTTTTCTATTATTTGCAATGGTTGAGGGGAAAACTACTGAAAATTTAGAATCATCCCAAATAAAGAACTACATtacttttcattgaatgaacAATATGTTCACAATAGTAATAGTcctcaaaattcaaatggatttttatatattttcaaacattttgactaaaatgatTTGGCAACTTATTCTCAATTgctttttgatgaattttatTCTTGTTCCTTCCTGATATCGAATTCTGTTTTCCGACACCTGTAACGCTTTGCCAAAATGCAATGAATGGTCAGTTATTAATTGATAATAAActggtttattgtactgttttgaCATCTaagtggtcggtcgtctgACATCCCTGCCTGACAACGCCATTTAATCTGgcccacaacaacaactaggTCTTTTTGAGTTTATATTGAGTCTCATGTCTAGTCCAGATGGGGTTGTTTAAATGCACAAAAGCTATAAGCTCTCATTCTGTTGCCTAGTTGTTAGGTGATTGTGAAACCTCTTGGATACCTATAGCAGATTTTTGACGTGATGAGAGGCAGATCTGCCCTTTGATTATCTTTTCATGTAGCAATAGTTGAGAGCAAGCAATTAAGTTTTCATTACAATGCTTCGGGACTTGAGAGTCGTGCCTATCTCTAAATGTAAATACAACCTAGTACCTACTATCTACCGCAAGCACAGCATGACATTGGCTTAATTTGATGACTGATGCACCTGACCATGATTCAGCAATTTGTTTTTGCCCATACATGTTAACGTTAATCATGCCTATTAAAGTTTGACTTTGCATTCAAAGAAATTTAgatttagaaaaaaactttttttgttgtcACGTGCGTATGTTGAATAAAGCTTGAATTTTTGTGGGCTAAGTTGGCAGTCAGGATTGATAGGCCTCTTCTTAAATATCTTTGTtcatcttgatcttcttcattCTTCAGCATCACCATCATGCACCAGCAAAAGCacaaattgcattttgcaGCAGTTGACCCATAACAAAAGAAGCGTAATGAAAGAGCTTGAATAGGCCGTACCCAGACCAAGGATTTTGGGCCTGATATCTGGACCGGGAACTCTCCTAACTGATTTTGTTGGGACAGAACTAGCCAACCAAATTGTGTGTACTATATGTTCTAATATCTTGGCCTCCACTTTCATGGCAGTTACTAACTGGGGAGGTCTCACAAGGTTCTAAGTGAATGAAGAAGCTTGAGCCAACTTGAAAATTGTGACATGTATTCTCAAGTAAACCGGGTTATCAGTGTGACTACTGTAAGAGGAGACCGATAGTATGATTTGTCCCAAAGGTGTGACTGTCTTGAACCAACACGGTATTTTCCTTTTGAAGACAAGTGAGGTTTCTCGTTGATCGATCGTAGCATTGTTTCCCTTTagtatcatttttcaaaagcttttcgTCTGCATTTGTCGCACATTCTTCATCAATAGGTTGGAATTTCCTCCAGTTTGATGGTAAGAATAATGATTTTAAGGGTCGGCCAAAGAGCCTTTGAGCAGGTGACCCCAGAAGTCCTCTCAGGAAGGCATCCGTATTGATATTACCACCTGATATAGCCAATAAATGCTTCGTAGCCTTTACCATTGATTCGACACGCCCATTTCTCTTGGGGTAGTGTTGGGAGGACGATCGCCATTTCACACCCCACCCTTTAAGAAATGATTGGGTTGATTGAGCCGCGAACTGT from Tigriopus californicus strain San Diego chromosome 1, Tcal_SD_v2.1, whole genome shotgun sequence includes the following:
- the LOC131880068 gene encoding exoglucanase GH7B-like codes for the protein MKLFLIVSCLFSTICAQHAGTNIPEAAPQITIEKCSSGGSCQQEVSFITLDSNWRWIHHVDDSVNCFTVNEWDQQFCPDVSTCTSECALDGVDQANWSATFGIQTSGSELSLKFITEGPFFENEGSRVFLLESETKYKMFSLLNKEFTFDVDASQLDCGLNGALYFVEMEQDGGLSKYPTNEAGAKFGTGYCDAQCPHDMKWINGEANVQDWVPAENGEPGGNGHFGSCCMEMELWQANRKSQTYIAHACEVNEPTRCEGQDCGDDASGDRYNGVCDKDGCDFASYRMGDTSFFGEGSSFQVDSSKPVTVVTQFITDNGSDEGDLVEIRRKYVQNGQVIENSKVNFDGVSDYDSITDDFCTDIKDLFGDVNDHQKKGGLKAMGEALKRGMVLVMSMRDDHESYMLWLDSNYPEDGSGPGVERGP